The [Bacillus] selenitireducens MLS10 genome includes a region encoding these proteins:
- the rpoB gene encoding DNA-directed RNA polymerase subunit beta, whose amino-acid sequence MTGQLVQYGRHRQRRSYARISEVLDLPNLIEIQTASYQWFLDEGIREMFQDISPISDFTGNLVLEFIDYSLGDPKYPVDESKERDVTYSAPLRVKVRLINQETGEVKEQEVFMGDFPLMTDTGTFIINGAERVIVSQLVRSPSVYFNNKVDKNGKKGYTATVIPNRGAWLELETDAKDVVYVRIDRTRKIPATVLLRALGFGSDQEIIDLLGEDAYLRNTLDKDNTDSSEKALLEIYERLRPGEPPTVESAKSLLDSRFFDPKRYDLASVGRYKMNKKLHIKNRLFNQKLAETLVDPDTGEILAEEGTVIDRRVLDKLMPYLENNLGFRRINLNGGVVDDEETEIQSVMIYSQEPTAEEGEKIKVIANGTVGEKVKNITPADIIASVSYFFNLLHGVGNTDDIDHLGNRRLRSVGELLQNQFRIGLSRMERVVRERMSIQDTNVITPQALINIRPVIASIKEFFGSSQLSQFMDQTNPLAELTHKRRLSALGPGGLTRERAGFEVRDVHYSHYGRMCPIETPEGPNIGLINSLSSYAKVNPFGFIESPYRKVDHDTGIVSEQVDYLTADEEDNYIVAQANAKLNEDGTFTDENIICRFRGENIIVSRDRVDYMDVSPKQVVSAATACIPFLENDDSNRALMGANMQRQAVPLLEPHSPLVGTGMEYVSAKDSGAAIVARARGRVEKVTAKFVDVRELADVDGKETEGDLKRYNFMKFERSNQGTCYNQRPIVSEGMIVEKGEILADGSSMEKGEMALGQNVLVGFMTWDGYNYEDAIILSERLVKDDVYTSIHIEEYESEARDTKLGPEEITRDIPNVGEDALRNLDERGIIRTGAEVKDGDILVGKVTPKGVTELTAEERLLHAIFGEKAREVRDTSLRAPHGGDGIVLDVKVFNREDGDELPPGVNQLVRVYIVQKRKINEGDKMAGRHGNKGVISRILPEEDMPFLPDGTPIDIMLNPLGVPSRMNIGQVLELHMGMAARQLGIHIATPVFDGAREEDVWETIEEAGMARDGKTVLYDGRTGEPFDSRVSVGVMYMIKLAHMVDDKLHARSTGPYSLVTQQPLGGKAQFGGQRFGEMEVWALEAYGAAYTLQEILTVKSDDTIGRVKTYEAIVKGENVPEPGVPESFKVLIKELQSLGMDVKMLSSNDEEIDMLEHEDDDEQTGDKLNLNMESGESNA is encoded by the coding sequence TTGACAGGTCAACTAGTTCAGTACGGACGCCACCGCCAGAGAAGAAGTTATGCCCGAATCAGTGAGGTGCTGGATCTTCCGAATTTAATCGAGATTCAGACAGCTTCCTATCAATGGTTCCTTGATGAAGGGATCCGTGAGATGTTTCAGGATATTTCACCGATTTCCGATTTCACAGGAAATCTCGTTTTGGAGTTTATCGATTATTCATTGGGAGATCCCAAGTACCCGGTCGATGAATCCAAGGAACGGGATGTAACTTATTCTGCGCCGCTTCGCGTCAAAGTCCGGTTAATTAATCAGGAGACAGGAGAAGTCAAAGAGCAGGAAGTATTCATGGGTGATTTCCCATTAATGACAGACACAGGTACCTTCATTATCAACGGTGCGGAACGTGTCATCGTATCCCAGCTCGTCCGATCTCCAAGTGTGTATTTCAACAACAAGGTCGATAAGAACGGAAAGAAAGGCTATACCGCAACGGTCATTCCGAACCGCGGTGCCTGGCTTGAACTCGAAACCGACGCCAAAGACGTTGTGTACGTCAGAATCGACCGGACCCGGAAAATCCCGGCTACCGTTCTTTTGCGTGCATTAGGTTTCGGAAGCGATCAGGAAATCATCGATCTCCTTGGTGAGGATGCCTATCTTCGCAACACGCTGGATAAGGATAACACCGATTCTTCCGAAAAAGCACTCCTTGAGATATACGAGCGACTCCGCCCTGGAGAGCCTCCGACCGTCGAAAGTGCGAAGAGTCTTCTCGACTCACGCTTCTTTGATCCGAAACGCTACGACCTCGCGAGCGTCGGACGCTATAAGATGAACAAAAAACTTCATATTAAGAACCGCCTCTTTAACCAGAAGCTTGCAGAAACACTGGTTGACCCGGATACTGGAGAAATCCTCGCTGAAGAAGGCACCGTCATCGACCGCCGCGTCCTTGACAAACTGATGCCGTATCTTGAGAACAACCTCGGCTTCCGGCGCATTAACCTGAATGGCGGCGTTGTGGATGATGAAGAGACAGAGATTCAGTCTGTCATGATCTATTCACAGGAGCCGACAGCAGAAGAAGGCGAGAAGATAAAGGTTATTGCCAACGGCACCGTCGGTGAGAAAGTCAAAAACATCACTCCTGCGGATATTATCGCATCCGTGAGCTATTTCTTTAACCTGCTTCACGGCGTGGGTAACACCGACGACATCGACCACCTCGGAAACCGCCGTCTGCGCTCTGTCGGTGAACTCCTGCAGAACCAGTTCAGAATCGGTCTTTCCCGTATGGAACGTGTTGTACGTGAGCGCATGTCCATCCAGGACACCAATGTGATCACGCCACAGGCGCTGATCAACATTCGTCCCGTGATCGCGTCGATCAAAGAGTTCTTCGGCAGCTCACAGCTGTCCCAGTTCATGGATCAGACGAACCCGCTTGCTGAGCTGACGCACAAACGCCGTCTCTCGGCGCTTGGACCCGGCGGTCTGACCCGTGAGCGTGCAGGCTTTGAAGTCCGTGACGTTCACTACTCCCACTATGGGCGCATGTGTCCGATCGAGACACCGGAAGGACCGAACATCGGGCTGATTAACTCCCTGTCGTCCTATGCGAAGGTCAATCCGTTCGGTTTCATTGAATCACCGTACCGCAAGGTCGATCACGACACAGGCATCGTCTCTGAGCAGGTCGACTATCTGACGGCGGATGAAGAGGATAACTACATCGTTGCCCAGGCGAACGCGAAACTGAATGAAGACGGCACCTTTACCGATGAGAACATCATCTGCCGCTTCCGTGGTGAGAATATCATCGTCAGCCGCGATCGCGTCGACTACATGGACGTATCGCCAAAGCAGGTTGTCTCAGCGGCAACTGCGTGTATCCCGTTCCTTGAAAACGACGACTCCAACCGTGCCCTTATGGGTGCAAACATGCAGCGTCAGGCCGTGCCGCTCCTTGAGCCGCATTCGCCGCTTGTCGGAACCGGGATGGAATACGTCTCCGCGAAAGACTCGGGGGCAGCGATTGTTGCAAGAGCCCGCGGGCGCGTGGAGAAGGTGACTGCCAAGTTCGTCGATGTCCGTGAACTTGCTGACGTGGACGGCAAGGAAACAGAAGGTGACCTGAAGCGTTACAACTTCATGAAGTTCGAACGTTCCAACCAGGGAACCTGCTACAACCAGCGCCCGATCGTCAGTGAAGGCATGATTGTGGAAAAAGGCGAGATCCTCGCTGACGGTTCATCCATGGAAAAAGGGGAAATGGCCCTCGGTCAAAACGTCCTTGTCGGCTTTATGACATGGGACGGCTACAACTATGAGGATGCCATCATCCTCAGTGAACGACTGGTAAAAGACGACGTGTATACGTCGATTCATATTGAAGAATACGAGTCTGAAGCCCGTGATACGAAGCTCGGACCGGAAGAAATCACGAGGGATATCCCGAACGTCGGTGAAGATGCCCTCCGCAATCTTGACGAGCGCGGCATTATTCGTACAGGTGCGGAAGTCAAAGACGGCGACATCCTCGTCGGTAAAGTAACACCAAAAGGGGTTACGGAGCTGACTGCAGAGGAACGCCTCCTGCACGCGATTTTCGGTGAGAAGGCCCGCGAAGTCAGAGACACGTCACTCCGTGCACCGCACGGCGGAGACGGGATTGTCCTTGACGTGAAAGTGTTCAACCGTGAAGACGGCGACGAACTGCCGCCAGGCGTGAATCAGCTTGTGCGCGTGTATATCGTGCAAAAGCGTAAGATTAACGAAGGCGATAAGATGGCCGGTCGTCACGGAAACAAAGGTGTTATCTCCAGGATCCTTCCTGAAGAAGACATGCCATTCTTGCCTGACGGCACACCGATCGACATCATGCTGAACCCGCTCGGGGTTCCATCACGTATGAACATCGGTCAGGTGCTTGAACTTCATATGGGGATGGCTGCAAGACAGCTTGGCATTCACATCGCAACGCCGGTATTTGACGGTGCGCGTGAAGAAGACGTCTGGGAAACCATCGAAGAAGCGGGCATGGCACGTGACGGGAAAACCGTTCTCTATGACGGACGTACCGGAGAACCATTCGACAGCCGTGTATCAGTTGGGGTCATGTACATGATCAAGCTGGCGCACATGGTTGATGACAAGCTTCACGCCCGTTCAACAGGTCCTTACTCCCTCGTTACCCAGCAGCCGCTCGGCGGTAAAGCACAGTTCGGTGGACAGCGATTCGGTGAGATGGAAGTATGGGCCCTTGAAGCATACGGTGCTGCCTATACCCTGCAGGAAATCCTCACAGTCAAATCCGATGACACCATCGGACGGGTGAAAACCTATGAAGCGATTGTCAAAGGTGAAAACGTGCCTGAGCCGGGTGTTCCTGAATCATTCAAAGTACTGATCAAGGAACTGCAGAGTCTCGGTATGGACGTAAAGATGCTTTCAAGCAACGACGAAGAGATTGATATGCTTGAGCATGAAGATGACGATGAACAGACCGGAGACAAATTGAACCTCAATATGGAATCCGGAGAGTCGAACGCGTAA